The following coding sequences lie in one Hydrogenophaga sp. PBL-H3 genomic window:
- a CDS encoding group I truncated hemoglobin, whose product MQSTSATTLYERLGSHDGITRITRELIKNHLNNPLVNIRYQNVENMDRVEQRVVEFFCAGAGGPETYSGQDMLATHRGMNVSEQEFITVIDDAMSALETCGIDTPTRNEVLAILWSLKGEVIRV is encoded by the coding sequence ATGCAAAGCACTTCCGCCACCACTCTCTACGAGCGCCTGGGCAGCCATGACGGCATCACGCGCATCACGCGAGAGCTCATCAAGAACCACCTGAACAACCCGCTCGTGAACATCCGCTACCAGAACGTCGAGAACATGGATCGCGTGGAGCAGCGCGTGGTCGAGTTTTTCTGTGCCGGGGCGGGCGGCCCCGAGACCTACAGCGGTCAGGACATGCTGGCGACGCACCGGGGCATGAACGTGAGCGAACAGGAATTCATCACCGTCATCGACGACGCGATGAGCGCGCTGGAGACCTGCGGCATCGACACGCCCACGCGCAACGAAGTCCTCGCCATTCTGTGGTCGCTCAAAGGTGAAGTGATCCGGGTCTGA
- a CDS encoding LacI family DNA-binding transcriptional regulator produces the protein MKETDNSRRARRGSGAITLRDVAKLAGVAPITASRVLNTPEQVSVEVRQKVLDAVQRTGYVPNRMAGGLASSRSRLIAAVVPSTVMSVFMPTIEALNDTLFDAGYQLMLGQSSYSAAREESLLEAIIGRRPDGIFLTGILGPGLGRTRLMASGIPVVETWDLTPTPIDMLVGFSHADIGREVARFLMAKGRRKLALIRAEDERADRRASAFTDAVVRAGFGPVSVVNVGASRSLQSGRDALGQLLAQAPDVDAVFCSSDLLALGVLTEARVRGIAIPEQMAIMGFGDVPFAADMAPALSTVHINGVEIGRLAAQSLIDRAEGREVAQRVVDVGFSIVERETS, from the coding sequence ATGAAAGAAACCGACAACTCCCGGCGCGCGCGCCGTGGCAGCGGCGCCATCACCCTGCGCGACGTGGCCAAGCTCGCGGGGGTGGCGCCCATCACCGCCTCACGCGTGCTCAACACGCCCGAGCAGGTCTCGGTGGAGGTGCGGCAGAAGGTGCTGGACGCCGTGCAGCGCACAGGCTACGTGCCCAACCGCATGGCCGGCGGCCTGGCCTCCTCGCGCAGCCGGCTGATCGCGGCGGTGGTGCCCAGCACGGTGATGTCGGTGTTCATGCCCACCATCGAGGCGCTCAACGACACGCTGTTCGACGCCGGCTACCAGCTCATGCTGGGGCAGTCGAGCTACTCGGCGGCGCGCGAGGAGTCGCTGCTGGAGGCCATCATCGGCCGGCGACCCGACGGCATCTTCCTCACCGGCATCCTGGGCCCGGGCCTGGGCCGCACACGCCTGATGGCATCGGGTATTCCGGTGGTGGAAACCTGGGACCTCACGCCCACCCCGATCGACATGCTGGTGGGTTTCTCGCACGCCGACATCGGCCGCGAGGTGGCGCGTTTCCTCATGGCCAAGGGCCGGCGCAAGCTGGCCTTGATCCGCGCCGAGGACGAGCGTGCCGACCGGCGCGCCAGCGCCTTCACCGACGCGGTCGTGCGCGCTGGTTTCGGGCCGGTTTCGGTGGTGAATGTGGGCGCCTCGCGCTCCCTGCAGAGCGGGCGAGACGCCTTGGGCCAATTGCTGGCGCAGGCGCCCGATGTGGACGCGGTGTTCTGCAGTTCGGACCTGCTGGCCCTGGGTGTGTTGACCGAAGCGCGCGTGCGTGGCATTGCGATTCCCGAGCAGATGGCCATCATGGGTTTTGGCGATGTGCCGTTTGCCGCCGACATGGCGCCCGCGCTGAGCACGGTGCACATCAACGGTGTGGAGATCGGCCGCCTGGCAGCTCAAAGCCTGATCGATCGGGCCGAGGGGCGCGAGGTGGCGCAGCGGGTGGTGGACGTGGGGTTTTCGATCGTTGAGCGGGAGACTTCCTGA
- the garD gene encoding galactarate dehydratase — protein sequence MSQALQTPLATPPATRSAAPLTIRMHASDNVAIVANDGGLPAGTELPGGLVLRDKVPQGHKVALVDLPQGAVVLRYGVPIGHALADIAAGSWVHERLLQMPDARGLDNLPMATVKPEPLSALEGYTFEGYRNADGSVGTRNILAITQTVQCVAGVTSFAVQRIKAELLPRFPNVDDVVALEHGYGCGVAIDAPDAVIPIRTLRHISLNPNFGGEVMVVSLGCEKLQPERLLPPGSIPLVDERNVADVGTSAETRLDVVCLQDDAHVGFMSMVDSIVRQAEEHLERLNARRRETVPASELVVGVQCGGSDAFSGVTANPAVGFCTDLLVRAGASVMFSETTEVRDGIAQLTARATTPEVAQAMVREMAWYDAYLQRGSVDRSANTTPGNKKGGLSNIVEKAMGSIVKSGSAPISNVLAPGEKLKHKGLTYAATPASDFICGTLQLAAGMNLHVFTTGRGTPYGLAAVPVIKVATRSDLARRWHDLMDINAGTIADGSASIEDVGWEMFRLMLDVASGRKKTWAEHWKLHNALVLFNPAPVT from the coding sequence ATGTCACAAGCCCTCCAGACACCTCTTGCCACACCCCCGGCAACCCGCTCGGCCGCGCCGCTGACCATCCGCATGCACGCCAGCGACAACGTGGCCATCGTCGCCAACGACGGCGGCCTGCCCGCAGGCACCGAACTGCCCGGCGGCCTGGTGCTGCGCGACAAGGTGCCGCAAGGCCACAAGGTGGCGCTGGTCGATCTGCCCCAGGGCGCGGTGGTGCTGCGCTACGGCGTGCCCATTGGCCACGCGCTGGCCGACATCGCCGCCGGCAGCTGGGTGCACGAGCGGCTGCTGCAGATGCCCGATGCGCGCGGCCTGGACAACCTGCCCATGGCCACCGTCAAGCCCGAACCGCTGTCCGCCCTGGAGGGCTACACCTTCGAGGGCTACCGCAACGCCGACGGCTCGGTCGGCACGCGCAACATCCTGGCCATCACACAAACCGTGCAGTGCGTGGCCGGCGTCACCAGTTTTGCGGTGCAGCGCATCAAGGCCGAGCTGCTGCCGCGTTTTCCCAACGTGGACGACGTGGTGGCGCTGGAGCACGGCTACGGCTGTGGCGTGGCCATCGACGCGCCCGACGCGGTGATCCCGATCCGCACACTGCGCCACATCAGCCTGAACCCCAATTTTGGCGGTGAGGTGATGGTGGTGAGCCTGGGCTGCGAGAAGCTGCAGCCTGAGCGCCTGCTGCCGCCAGGGTCCATCCCGCTCGTGGACGAACGCAACGTGGCCGACGTGGGCACCAGCGCCGAGACCCGGCTCGACGTGGTTTGTCTTCAAGACGACGCGCACGTCGGCTTCATGAGCATGGTCGACTCCATCGTGCGCCAGGCCGAAGAACACCTGGAGCGCCTGAACGCGCGCCGCCGCGAAACCGTGCCGGCCAGCGAGCTGGTGGTGGGCGTGCAGTGCGGCGGCAGCGATGCCTTCAGTGGCGTCACGGCCAACCCGGCGGTCGGCTTCTGCACCGACCTGCTGGTGCGCGCGGGTGCCAGCGTGATGTTTTCCGAAACCACCGAGGTGCGCGACGGCATCGCCCAGCTCACCGCGCGCGCCACCACGCCCGAGGTGGCGCAGGCCATGGTGCGCGAGATGGCCTGGTACGACGCGTATTTGCAGCGCGGCAGCGTGGACCGCAGCGCCAACACCACGCCGGGCAACAAAAAAGGCGGCCTCTCGAACATCGTGGAGAAAGCCATGGGCTCGATCGTGAAGTCGGGCAGCGCGCCGATTTCCAACGTGCTGGCACCCGGCGAAAAACTCAAGCACAAGGGCCTGACCTACGCCGCCACGCCCGCGAGCGACTTCATCTGCGGCACGCTGCAGCTCGCCGCCGGCATGAACCTGCACGTGTTCACCACCGGGCGCGGCACGCCGTATGGCCTGGCCGCCGTGCCGGTGATCAAGGTCGCCACGCGCAGCGACCTGGCGCGGCGCTGGCACGATCTCATGGACATCAACGCCGGCACGATCGCCGACGGTTCGGCCAGCATCGAGGACGTGGGCTGGGAAATGTTCCGCCTCATGCTCGACGTGGCCAGCGGCCGCAAGAAAACCTGGGCCGAACACTGGAAGCTGCACAACGCCCTGGTGCTGTTCAACCCCGCGCCGGTCACCTGA
- a CDS encoding HpcH/HpaI aldolase family protein — MRPNRLREIWATGGAVVNGWLAIPNSFSAETMAHQGWDSLTIDLQHGVVDYQAMIPMLQAISTTTTVPVVRVPWLEPGILMKTLDAGAYGVICPMVNTREDAQKLVAWTHYAPRGTRSFGPVRALLYGGADYPQHANDTIVTFAMIETAQALDNLDDILSVPGLDAIYIGPSDLSLALGCKPTFDDLDPKATEAVEHILARAKSHGVVAGIHNGSPEAALRRIAMGFQFVTVSSDARLMAAGAQQVMATMRAAQAPKTEGGY; from the coding sequence ATGAGACCCAACCGCCTGCGTGAAATCTGGGCCACCGGTGGCGCCGTCGTCAACGGCTGGCTGGCCATTCCCAACAGCTTCTCGGCCGAGACCATGGCCCACCAGGGCTGGGACTCGCTGACCATCGACCTGCAACACGGCGTGGTGGACTACCAGGCCATGATCCCCATGCTGCAGGCCATCAGCACCACCACCACCGTGCCTGTGGTGCGCGTGCCGTGGCTGGAGCCGGGCATCCTCATGAAGACGCTGGACGCCGGCGCGTACGGCGTGATCTGCCCGATGGTGAACACGCGCGAAGACGCGCAAAAACTCGTGGCCTGGACGCACTACGCGCCGCGCGGCACGCGCAGTTTCGGCCCGGTGCGCGCCCTGCTCTACGGCGGTGCCGACTACCCCCAGCACGCCAACGACACCATCGTCACCTTCGCCATGATCGAAACCGCGCAGGCGCTGGACAACCTGGACGACATTCTCTCGGTGCCGGGGCTGGACGCGATCTACATCGGCCCGTCCGACCTGTCGCTGGCCCTCGGCTGCAAACCCACGTTCGACGACCTCGACCCCAAGGCGACTGAAGCGGTGGAGCACATCCTGGCGCGCGCCAAGTCGCACGGCGTGGTCGCCGGCATCCACAACGGCTCGCCCGAGGCGGCGCTCCGGCGCATCGCCATGGGCTTCCAGTTCGTCACCGTGAGCTCGGACGCGCGCCTCATGGCCGCCGGTGCGCAACAGGTGATGGCCACCATGCGCGCCGCCCAGGCACCCAAAACCGAAGGCGGCTACTGA
- the gudD gene encoding glucarate dehydratase, with product MMNPGIESSTPRVTALRVIPVAGRDGMLLNLSGAHAPFFTRNLLILTDSAGHTGVGEVPGGEKIRQTLEDAAALVVGQSIGDHQRLLRELHTRFADRDVGGRGLQTFDLRTTIHAVTAVESALLDLLGQHLGVPVAALLGEGQQRDAVEMLGYLFFVGDKSKTNLPYASEPGADNAWSRLRHEEAMTPEAVVRLAEAARERYGFNDFKLKGGVLRGDEEVDAVTALHERFPDARVTLDPNGGWLLKDAIRLGQRMRGVVAYAEDPCGAEDGFSGREVMAEFRRATGLPTATNMVATDWRQLTHALSLQSVDIPLADPHFWTMAGSVRVAQICRDWGLTWGSHSNNHFDVSLAMFTHVAAAAPGKVTAIDTHWIWQDGQRLTKDPLKIVGGHVQVPKAPGLGVQLDMAEVEKAHQLYLQHGLGARDDAMAMQSLIPNWTFNPKRPALDR from the coding sequence ATGATGAATCCCGGCATCGAGTCTTCCACCCCCCGCGTCACCGCACTGCGCGTCATCCCCGTCGCCGGGCGTGACGGCATGCTGCTCAACCTGAGCGGTGCACACGCCCCGTTCTTCACGCGCAACCTGCTCATCCTCACCGACAGCGCCGGCCACACCGGTGTGGGCGAGGTGCCGGGCGGCGAGAAGATCCGCCAGACGCTGGAAGACGCGGCCGCCCTGGTGGTCGGTCAGTCCATCGGCGACCACCAGCGCCTGCTGCGCGAACTGCACACCCGCTTTGCCGACCGCGACGTGGGCGGGCGCGGGCTGCAGACCTTTGACCTGCGCACCACCATCCACGCGGTGACAGCAGTGGAGTCGGCGTTGCTGGATTTGCTGGGCCAGCACCTCGGTGTGCCGGTGGCCGCCCTGCTCGGCGAAGGCCAGCAGCGCGACGCTGTGGAGATGCTGGGCTATCTGTTCTTCGTGGGCGACAAGTCAAAGACCAACCTGCCCTACGCGAGCGAACCGGGTGCGGACAACGCCTGGAGCCGCCTGCGGCACGAAGAAGCCATGACGCCCGAAGCCGTGGTGCGCCTGGCCGAAGCAGCGCGCGAGCGCTACGGCTTCAACGATTTCAAGCTCAAGGGCGGCGTGTTGCGCGGTGACGAGGAAGTGGACGCCGTGACCGCACTGCACGAGCGCTTCCCCGACGCGCGTGTGACGCTCGACCCCAACGGCGGCTGGCTGCTCAAGGACGCGATCCGGCTGGGTCAGCGCATGCGCGGCGTGGTGGCGTATGCCGAAGACCCGTGCGGTGCCGAAGACGGCTTTTCGGGCCGCGAGGTGATGGCCGAGTTCCGCCGCGCCACCGGCCTGCCCACGGCCACCAACATGGTGGCCACCGACTGGCGCCAGCTCACGCACGCGCTCTCGCTGCAATCGGTCGACATTCCGCTGGCCGACCCGCATTTCTGGACCATGGCCGGCAGCGTGCGCGTGGCGCAGATTTGCCGCGACTGGGGCCTGACCTGGGGCTCGCATTCCAACAACCATTTCGACGTGTCGCTGGCCATGTTCACCCACGTGGCTGCGGCCGCACCGGGCAAGGTCACCGCGATCGACACGCACTGGATCTGGCAGGACGGCCAGCGCCTGACGAAAGATCCGCTGAAAATCGTGGGCGGGCATGTGCAGGTGCCCAAGGCCCCAGGCTTGGGCGTGCAACTCGACATGGCCGAGGTGGAAAAAGCGCACCAGCTCTACCTGCAGCACGGCCTGGGCGCGCGCGACGACGCCATGGCCATGCAAAGCCTGATCCCCAACTGGACCTTCAACCCCAAGCGCCCCGCGCTCGACCGATGA
- the glxR gene encoding 2-hydroxy-3-oxopropionate reductase: MKIGFIGLGIMGTPMALHLANAGHQLFVHTRSQVPEAIQAAGAVRCDNAAAVAREAEVVFTMVPDTPDVEAVLFGENGVASGLGKGKVVVDMSSISPMATKAFAKKINALGADYIDAPVSGGEVGAKAGSLTIMCGGDEAVFERVRPLLELMGKNITLVGGNGDGQTTKVANQIIVALNIAAVSEALVFASKAGADPAKVRQALMGGFAASRILEVHGERMIKRTFNPGFRIKLHQKDLNLALQGAKEIGVSLPQTANAAQLMQACAAHGMGDLDHSALVKALELMAGHTVAPD, translated from the coding sequence ATGAAGATTGGATTTATCGGCTTGGGCATCATGGGCACGCCCATGGCCCTGCACCTGGCCAACGCAGGTCACCAGCTGTTCGTGCACACGCGCAGCCAGGTGCCTGAAGCCATTCAGGCGGCGGGCGCCGTGCGCTGTGACAACGCCGCCGCCGTGGCCCGCGAGGCAGAAGTCGTGTTCACGATGGTGCCAGACACGCCCGACGTGGAGGCCGTGCTGTTCGGCGAGAACGGCGTGGCATCTGGACTGGGCAAGGGCAAGGTGGTGGTCGACATGAGCTCGATCAGCCCCATGGCCACCAAGGCCTTCGCGAAGAAGATCAACGCGCTGGGCGCCGACTACATCGACGCGCCGGTGTCCGGCGGTGAAGTGGGCGCCAAGGCCGGTTCGCTCACCATCATGTGTGGTGGTGACGAGGCCGTGTTCGAGCGCGTGCGCCCCTTGCTGGAGCTGATGGGCAAGAACATCACGCTGGTCGGCGGCAACGGCGACGGTCAGACCACCAAGGTGGCCAACCAGATCATCGTGGCGCTCAACATCGCGGCCGTGAGCGAGGCCCTGGTGTTCGCCAGCAAGGCCGGCGCCGACCCGGCCAAGGTGCGCCAGGCGCTCATGGGAGGATTTGCCGCGAGCCGGATTCTGGAAGTGCACGGCGAACGCATGATCAAGCGCACGTTCAACCCCGGGTTTCGCATCAAGCTGCACCAGAAAGACCTGAACCTGGCGCTGCAGGGCGCGAAGGAAATCGGGGTGTCACTGCCGCAAACCGCGAACGCCGCGCAGCTCATGCAAGCCTGCGCCGCGCACGGCATGGGCGACCTGGATCACTCGGCGCTGGTGAAGGCGCTGGAGCTGATGGCCGGTCACACCGTGGCGCCAGACTGA
- a CDS encoding glycine zipper 2TM domain-containing protein, which translates to MDKSMMKGIAVGGLAMVVLGASGVTGYKALTQPKFADVVAVKEVTETVVTPRERCENVAVQRAAPVKDQNRIAGTVVGGLAGGLLGSAVGNGTGKTVATVAGAVAGGYAGNQVQKNMQQKDVVTSTEQRCRTVQEKSQKHLGYNVTYRLDGKEGTVQTSFKPGATLPVKNGEVVTTPPEPEARS; encoded by the coding sequence ATGGACAAGTCGATGATGAAGGGGATTGCCGTGGGTGGCCTGGCCATGGTGGTGCTGGGCGCGAGCGGTGTCACGGGCTACAAGGCGCTGACGCAGCCGAAGTTCGCCGACGTGGTCGCCGTCAAGGAGGTCACCGAGACCGTGGTGACCCCGCGCGAGCGCTGCGAGAACGTGGCGGTGCAGCGGGCTGCACCAGTGAAAGACCAGAACCGCATCGCCGGTACGGTGGTGGGGGGCCTGGCTGGTGGCCTGCTGGGCAGCGCGGTGGGCAATGGCACCGGCAAGACCGTGGCCACGGTGGCGGGTGCGGTGGCCGGAGGCTATGCCGGCAACCAGGTGCAGAAGAACATGCAGCAGAAAGACGTGGTCACATCCACCGAACAGCGCTGCAGGACCGTGCAGGAAAAATCGCAGAAGCACCTGGGCTACAACGTGACCTACCGCCTCGACGGCAAGGAGGGCACGGTGCAGACGTCGTTCAAGCCGGGGGCCACGCTGCCGGTGAAGAACGGCGAAGTGGTGACCACGCCGCCCGAGCCCGAAGCACGGTCCTGA
- a CDS encoding Crp/Fnr family transcriptional regulator, which yields MPADDWLRWSRQMELVDMPLGQVLYESGSELNHVYFPTSAIVSLLNIAANGACAEFATVGNDGVVGVPLLMGGISTNGRAVVQSAGQGYRLNRQVVIDELNAGGAVMQLLLRYTQALLTQVAQTALCNRHHTVDQQVCRLILLNLDRVQGNCLQMTQELLASKLGVRRESVTLVALALQRDGLIRYARGRIEVLDREGLEERACECYAVVKLECDRLLPPAPLETDDPWTISHTGCRSAETGETPFVTGAGSNPVRLPQL from the coding sequence ATGCCTGCCGACGACTGGCTGCGCTGGTCTCGCCAGATGGAGCTGGTCGACATGCCCCTGGGCCAGGTGCTGTACGAATCGGGCAGCGAGCTGAACCATGTGTACTTTCCAACGTCGGCCATCGTCTCGCTGCTCAACATCGCGGCCAATGGCGCCTGCGCCGAATTCGCCACGGTGGGCAATGACGGCGTGGTGGGCGTGCCGCTGCTGATGGGCGGCATCTCGACCAACGGCCGCGCGGTCGTGCAAAGCGCTGGCCAGGGCTACCGGCTCAACCGCCAGGTCGTCATCGACGAGCTCAACGCGGGTGGTGCGGTGATGCAGCTGCTGCTGCGCTACACGCAGGCCTTGCTCACGCAGGTGGCGCAGACCGCACTGTGCAACCGCCACCACACGGTGGACCAGCAGGTCTGTCGCCTGATCCTGTTGAACCTGGACCGAGTGCAGGGCAACTGCCTGCAGATGACGCAGGAGCTGCTGGCCAGCAAGCTCGGCGTGCGGCGCGAGAGTGTCACGCTGGTGGCGCTGGCGCTGCAGCGCGACGGCCTGATCCGTTATGCGCGCGGGCGCATCGAGGTGCTCGACCGCGAGGGCCTGGAAGAGCGGGCCTGCGAGTGTTATGCGGTGGTCAAGCTGGAATGCGACCGGCTGTTGCCCCCCGCGCCGCTGGAGACCGACGATCCCTGGACGATCAGCCACACCGGATGCCGATCGGCCGAGACAGGGGAAACACCTTTTGTCACAGGCGCCGGATCGAATCCGGTTAGATTGCCCCAACTTTGA
- a CDS encoding Bug family tripartite tricarboxylate transporter substrate binding protein — MKKLLCALGASMAVTAAMAWPDKNVTIVVPFPPGGSTDLIARTLQGKLQERLGGTFIVENKAGATGTIGAAQVVRSAPDGHTLFVSSLGPFVIAPHLTKVTYDATKDFDLITVAVQAPNVLVVPAVSPLKTMADVLAYQKANPGKMTFASSGNGSSDHLTAELYWQQTGTTGVHVPYKGGGPVMTDLLGNQVESSFMNINTAMPQITAGKLRALSITSAKRSPLLPNVPTLDELGIKDANVNSWQAVAAPKGIPADVKAKLHTAIVEILNDPTVKPKLLDLGFEIVANTPEQFTAFQASEFARWKKLIEARNIKAD; from the coding sequence ATGAAGAAACTGTTGTGCGCACTCGGCGCATCCATGGCCGTGACCGCCGCCATGGCCTGGCCCGACAAGAACGTCACCATCGTCGTGCCCTTCCCGCCCGGCGGCTCGACCGACCTCATCGCGCGCACGCTGCAAGGCAAGCTGCAGGAAAGACTCGGCGGCACCTTCATCGTGGAAAACAAGGCCGGTGCCACCGGCACCATCGGCGCCGCGCAAGTCGTGCGCTCCGCGCCCGACGGCCACACCTTGTTCGTCTCCTCGCTCGGCCCGTTCGTGATCGCGCCCCACCTCACCAAGGTGACCTACGACGCCACCAAGGACTTCGACCTCATCACCGTGGCCGTGCAGGCGCCCAACGTGCTCGTGGTACCCGCCGTCTCGCCGCTCAAGACCATGGCCGACGTGCTGGCCTACCAGAAGGCCAACCCCGGCAAGATGACCTTTGCCTCCTCGGGCAACGGCAGCAGCGACCACCTCACCGCCGAGCTCTACTGGCAACAGACCGGCACCACCGGCGTGCACGTGCCTTACAAGGGCGGCGGCCCGGTGATGACCGACCTGCTCGGCAACCAGGTGGAGTCCTCGTTCATGAACATCAACACCGCCATGCCGCAGATCACGGCCGGCAAGCTGCGCGCGCTCTCGATCACCAGCGCCAAGCGCTCACCCTTGCTGCCCAACGTGCCCACGCTCGACGAGCTGGGCATCAAGGACGCCAACGTGAACTCCTGGCAGGCCGTGGCCGCGCCCAAGGGCATTCCCGCCGACGTGAAGGCCAAACTGCACACCGCGATCGTGGAGATCCTCAACGACCCGACCGTGAAGCCCAAGCTGCTCGACCTCGGCTTCGAGATCGTGGCCAACACGCCCGAGCAGTTCACCGCCTTCCAGGCCAGCGAGTTCGCACGCTGGAAAAAACTCATCGAAGCCCGCAACATCAAAGCCGACTGA